The genomic stretch CTTTTTGCCCTTGACATTGCCGTTAGATTGGGCTCTAACGATACCAAACTGCAGGTCTGAAAAGTAAAAAATAACCTTAGGTATAAATATGTCCTTGATTTTTTTAGCATCTTaacaatttttatataaaaattatcttcatTTAATTtcgcaaaaaaaatatatgatttgATATGATTATATATCTTAGAGAAGTTATATCTTTTTTGTACTAAatgaagataatttttatatGAAAATCGAGATCTACAAATTTCTAGTAATGagtttttccatttgaagtcgtGAAGATACTAAAAACAATTAATAGCATAGTTAGATCTAAGTGTATTTTTGACTTTTTACACCTGTAGTTTGACATCGTTAGAGCTTAATTTTACGGTAGTGATATGGAGGgcaagaaaaaaaattagaataGTGGCGCTTAAGTCCACCGAACTATTTCAGTAGCTCAACTGTTTATTGGGAACGTGTACTCACTGTCAGTCATGCGGTTCATGCCTCTCTTAAAATACCAGCAGGCACCGCTTTGCTTTTGGATCGTGAGTGTATGCTAAAACAGGATTAGAGAACGCGACGCCCAGTGGGAGGCAAAAGCTTCTTTGCTACCACTTGTGTGTATGTAACCTCGTTAGTATATCTTGTCATCATCGTGTGACCGCCCTGGTATTTGTATCATCGTATGGTGTCTCCTTTAGTCGACAAAAGGTGTAGTGGCAACTGGTGTGTGCGCTTCACTGCACCGAGATACCAACATCTGCATCTGTCTTCCTTGGTGGCCATTTTAATCGGGGTTGCGTTCGTCCAATCTTCTccctgcctttttttttttccttctcgcGCGTCTTTTGAACCTTACTTGAAGCATCTTCCTTCCGTCTTCACCTCCTCTTGTTCGTCCTAGGATGGTAGCACGGGCCGAGGAGACGGGAAGCAAGAACTCAAGGCACGGGAACGGGAGCTCAAGCTTGACTGGCGAGTTGCCGTGTTCAGTtctcgaagaaaaaaaaatttcgcgacacggTAGCTCTTACGTTTGTTTggggtaattattgtccaattgtaGACTAACTAAGGTCAAAATATTCACTCTAAATTCCGACcatactgtgcaattagtttttattttgtttatatttaatactctatgtatgcgtctaaagattcgatgtgacgggagatCTTAGATTTGAGGgtggaaataaacaaggcctgaagggAACCTGAAGAATGTGAACAAGAAATAACAACAGAGCTGATGAAGACCACGCTGACAGGCTCGtcctaagccttgtttagtttccaaaaaaaattacaaaattttttagatccccgtcacatcgaatctttaaacatatgcatggagtattaaatatagacaaaaataaaaactaattgcacagtttgatcagaATTGGCaatacaaatcttttgagcctagttagtctatgattagataatatttatcaaatacaaacaaaaatgctatagcgtcgatttcctaaaaatttttggaactaaacaaagtccTAATTATTCTCTAGCTTGACCGGCACCACGTTTGGCTTCCTTTCATTTTTGAACTCTCAACACGTTAAATATTTGGACATATATacaaagtactaaatatatattatttataaaactaaaaataatttacaagacaaattttttaaatctaattaatctataattaaatactaattatcaaataaataaaaatattttaatatatattaaattttaacaccACTAACGAAACAACAACCCACGACTGGCTCCCCTACCTGCCTAccctactccgactccgagtgACCGAGTCCACGCTCCACGCCCACCCATGTGCATGCGAGTTCCGATGCGACTGACGGGCACCGGCAAGGCATGGTTGGTTCCCGATCGCCCAACCAGACCACTGCTGGTGGGGGCGGTGGCTGATGGTGCTGGGTCACCACGGCGGACGCGGCCGGCCCACGGGCCTCCTGTGCTGTGCGGTGCCCTGTGCTGCTCCCGCTGCCGGAGCAGCAGTGCATTGACTGCGACTCGTGGATGGGATGATGCCTCCGACAGAATAGGCGACAGCAGCCTCTGCCCCGCTCGGTCCAATCGCTCGTGATATTGATTTACTTATTTACAAAACTATTcactaatttattataagaaaaaaaaatattaatcaaaactatttactaatttattataaggaaaaaaatattaatCCACAGCAATAAGCGAACAAAGTCCACGCCATGCTCAACCATCAACCGGTTCTAGTAAGAGTACGCCTGATGCAACGGCATCCATAAGCTGCAATCTGAAATGAACATCTAGGCCgtgtttactttcaaaaaaatttgcaaaatatgaatagtagcgttttcgtttgtatttgataaatattgtccaattatggactaactaaactcaaaagattcgtctcgtcaattccgaccaaactgtgcaattaatttttacttttatctatatttaatacttcatgcatacgtctaaagatttgatgtgacggagaatctgaaaaattttacaaaatttttggggaagtaaacaaggccctacttcTCCTCACCGTCCAGGCGCTCAGGCAGCATCAGGTGGTGTTGTGTTATTTGTGTTGTGCTAGTGCCACTTCTCGACCTGTAGCAAAATAGGATAGGATAACTTGTTCCATTATCTTTCATCTTGATCCTCTCATTTCAAGCTTTACTAAATTATAGGAGAGGCTTAGGAGGAGCTTCATGCTTCAAGTAGCGATACTTGAGCCCAAAACTATCTCGGTGCTAGATCCGCACCTGTTGTGATCTCGCTAAGTCAAATAGGATAGCTACACTCCaagtaataaataaaataaaaataaagagaaGTACTAAATTTTAGATGTTGGAAATAGCTTTCCTTCTAGTGATTGTTTCTAGCCGTCTGATAGAATTGTCTTCAACCTCCATCTCTCGTTACAACGACATGGAAGTCACGACTGTTCAACTGTAATGTTGGAAACTTTTCGATAAAATATCTTGGCATAATGTTGGATCACAAGCACATAGGTGTGTGTGCTCCTTCTCTCATCCTTCATACCTAGGTCCACTCTTAGATGCATAGCCAAAAAAACATTATATTGGATTTTCAAAACACGTCTAGATAGAGAAATGTCAGAGCACCACTAGTAGAAAGACCTATCCATGTTGCATAATATATATAGTACTTGAGTATTTTGGAAGAAAAGATAGTCCAACAATTGTTGTATCTAGCTTTTCAAAATAGCAAGACACCTATCCTAGAGTTCTCGCATGTGCCGCTATCCATATGCCTCGCCGCAATGGAAAGGTTGTtggagttttttcttttttttttgcgtgGGGTTCTATTTTAGAGGTTGGTTAAATCACGAGTTTAGCTATTTATATGTTTATCGactctcttggagttgctcttaggtgGGTGTGAATGTTTTTTTTGGTGAGAGATACTTTCCGAATCATTCGCTCTTGTGTATGGATAGATGAAATGGCTTCAACTTGCCACTCAGATCTGGTGCAACAAACCCCTCTCTCCTATGTGAATGAAGCAATCTGTGAGTGTGACTCACTCAAGCTGTCAAGCAGCTCAAAGTCCTAGCAAAAACCTTTCGAAAAAAGGTCACATGAAAAAGAATGGAACCACGGCCCAGGTACAAACGGAAGAAGATTTAGGAAGACTGAACGAAGTCCAAGCTTAGGCCCGGCCCAATATCCGACACGCACGTAGATAACACGAAATTcccattttcaaaaaaaaacacgAAATTCCCTCAAatttgctcaaaaaaaaaaagaaattcccTCGAATAAGAAAAACTCTCCCCCGTCTCGCTTCTCGCTGCTGCGTGCCTGCGGGGACACTCCATCTCTCCTCCACGATCCCGCCTTCCTTCCCCACACCTCTCGCCGAGTCGCCGGCGGAGGACGATCCGCCGGCAGCAGAGCGAGCGCCGCGCGGGCCTCAGATCGCCCCTTTGGTTCCTTGGAGCCGAAAAGCGGGGGCCGGCATGAAGCCCCCGGCCGGCAGCAGCGGCAAGGGCGGCGCGGTGGACCCTTCCCTGCCGCGGTTCAGGTGCCAGGAGtgccgccgcgccctcgtcgtcgtcggggtCGATTCCTACGCCGACAGGCTGCCCGCACATGCCGCGCCCGGTACCCGTGCCTCGCCCtcccttctccccctttgttttacccatatatatatactcccttcGTACAAAAAAAAATAACATAACTCGCTTTTCGAGAAGTAATTAACAGTTTTAAGTTTGAGTATATCTATAAAAAcatactaatatttatgataccgaATAAGTATCAATTAGATTAACCatggaatatattttcatagtaaaccTATTTATTTAGAGACATAAATGTTGAACTATTTTCTATAAACTCAATCAAACTTGAGCAAATTTGACTTGGTTCAGATttagaattgcattctttttgggacggagggagggaGTATTATCATAACCGTTGTATTCCATCAGTTTGAGCCCTTTTCTCGGCCaagattatgcaaaatattcttCTCGTGGTACTTAGACTATGCTCATCCGTAGAGTTATAACTAAAAAATAATTGCTATGTCAATAATGTTTCCAGCGCTTCCAAATTATTAGTTTCATTGGTGCTAGAAGCTGGAGTTGCTTCATACTTGTACTTGCCAATTGGGTTCTGCAATTATGTTGTTCTATTGCATTGGTGCTGGGACCAGGATTAGCATGTGGCTATTTGCCTTGCTTCCTGGGATTCTTTTTTTTCCACAAGTACTATCCACTGAGCGCCCCCAAGACGCAAGTTTGTGATACCGGGTGGCACTTATCTAGTATGCCATTCAATCCATGCAGGTAATCATGCATCTTCTGTTCAGGGCAGTGTTATGGGTGCAAGCAAGATGGACAACTCTTACGTTGTGTTATCCAGGCAGAACAAATCTCAGGGTCCTAGAATTCCCCCACGCCCACCAAGTGCAGCAGCGGTGCATACTGATCCCATCCAATCAACAAGAGCGATAGAGGGGTCATATATAGTGCTTCCACCTCCTGCCGCTTCCATATACAAGACACCTGCCTCTGAAGGAGGTGGTGCGCAGCTCACAGCACCAGGTGTAAACTCCAGTAGCCCCTCTCAGGGAAACAATTCTGGGTTTCACTCTAGTGTTACTGTGCTGAAAAGGGCTTTTGAGATTGCTAGCTCGCAGACTCAGGTACGATTGATTGCTGACTATGTGCATATACTAGTGTGTGAGCATGCATGGATTTTATACTCCTATCTTTAATGTTTCATCTTCTATTTTCAGTGCCTTAGCAGTTATTGCATCAAATGtgcatgttttttttctttccaagCGTAGAGAACATTGTAGTTATACATATAGTAACGATGATGCATTTCTGCTTTTTCTAATGGCGTGTGCAGGTTGAACAGCCACTTTGTCTGGAATGTATGAGGGTTCTTTCTGATAAGATGGATAAGGAGATTGAAGATGTTAATGCTGATATTAAATCTTATGAGGCTTGTCTTCAACGTTTGGAGCAGGAGCCCTACAACATCCTCAGTGAAACAGATTTCCAAAAGGAGAAACAAAAGGTGACCGTTCCTATTGAAATATGTGTGGCTTGATGACTGACTAGTTACTGAGGTTAGAAGATGCAAATTTTACTGTTTAATTGCTACGCTTGATGCAGGCCTCCCACAACATATAAGTGGTGATCCCTTTGACTATGAAACTGTTATATCAAGCTGATAAGCTGCACAATATGAATACTTATATTGTGATTTAAACATATATTAGTGCCTATGCCTAAGCATATTTCAGAAATATTGTGAAATAATCGAGCATAAGCTGTCAACTATAAACGCAACTCAATTATGGCACGTAATTTGTAGATTGCAGGAACAAGTGCATATTATTGACTCTGTTGCAAAAGGTACAAGAAATACTTATTGGTGTGTGTAAACCTCTTACGTTTTATTTATTTGTGTGTTCTGCAAATTCAGATTGAAGAAGAGGAAAATAAACTTAAAGCTGCTATTGAAGAAGCTGAAAAACAATATTCAGAAGTTAGTTCTGAGATGAAAGATCTTGAAATAAAGTCTAAACAATTTGAGGAATTGGAAGAGCGGTTAGTATCTTTTCTCCTTGCCATTATTCTTTCATGTTTATCATTTGTATCATTTCTATCACAGAACCACGGTTTATGTACAACATTATACAAAGTTTTAACACCATCTGCATCTTTTGTTTGGcttctgcatttataatgcttgaAATATCTTTCATACATAACTAATgttatcatttttttttcttaattagGTACTGGCATGAATTCAACAGTTTTCAGTTTCAGTTGGCATCTCACCAGGTAAATTTACTTCAGGCCAACCTATGGATACCTACCTATCAGAATAACAATGCACCAACTTATTGTTGTCATACTTTGAACTTGTGTTCTTGCTGCCCCCTGacttgtatatatttttattttcaaacAGACATGTATTTTGTTCCACATCAGTTCCAGGCTAATAACTAAAGCAATATTAACCGAGTCTGTGGTTGATTTCTGCGATCATGTATTTATTTCGCATCAAAAACTTGCTGACAGAAAGCTAATAAAGTATATGCTACATGCATGTTGTCTGTGGTGTTGTTTTTAAAACTGCCTTGATGTTTGGATATACTATCACAAATTTTAATTACTTATCTCTATGCAATATTTTCTTATGCTTGAATAGTTTGCCATCATTCTCTATGACATTCATTTTgttaatatatatgaaaatatcACACTTTTCAGGAAGAAAGAGACGCAGTTTTTGCCAAGATAGAAGTTTCCCAGGTTCATCTGGAACTGTTGAAGCGTACTAATGTTCTTAATGATGCATTCTATATTTCACATGATGGAGTAATTGGAACAATAAATAATTTCCGCCTCGGCCGCCTTTCTAATGTAGAGGTAATTATACAGATTGCAAAATACATAGATACAATTTTGGGTCACTATACTCAGTGCTTCTGAAAATAATGTACAGGTTGAGTGGGATGAGATAAATGCTGCTTGGGGTCAGGCTGCACTGCTGTTGCATACCATGGCTCAGTATTTCACCCCAAAATTCCAGTATCCTTTTGTTTTCTCTCGGTAGCTATAACATTGATAAGTGCATAGTGTTACTTACAATATTAACTTATTGAAGTGCATAAATTGTGAATTTTAGTAGTAAGCACAATAGAATTTATTCTTAAAGAAATAAATGTTGCAATGGAGTTCCTGAACATTTTCCTAGATACCGGATCAAGATTCACCCTATGGGAAGCTATCCAAGAGTCACAGACATCCACAATAATACATATGAACTGTAAGCTTTCTGCTGGCAGATGTACTTTTTCTCTTGAAGATTGTCTATAGTTTATTAGTACTCACTTTCTTAGGTTTATAATAGCTCTATTTCGTTTGCAAACCTTCTTGCCTTAGCACTGTATCAGGCAGTGCAAATTAATCATGCTTGAGATGTTAGTAAGACGCATTGTTGATGTTCAGGTTTGGTCCCGTGAATTTGTTCTGGAGCACCCGATTTGACAAAGCCATGACATGGTTTCTGACTTGCCTGCAAGAGTTCGCTGAGTTTGCCATAAGTTTGGATAAGGAGAACAATGTTCCACCTGAAAAATCACTGAAGCTTCCCTACAAGTAAGACCTTTTGCAATCTTTTGGTCTCACAATCCTGATGTTTATGTGCCCTGGCTAATCTTGTCATTCATGCCATAGTTATTGAGACTGAACTAGGCATTGAACTGGGGAGGTTTCTGGTTCATGGTTTGATTGGACTGTCGGACCACTGGCTCAAAGTAGTTAAATATTGTATACCTTTCTCTTTCCCCCCTGCGAACTATGCAGGAcggcaggagagctgcgtgtcATTCATTAAGAAGAATAAAAGATACAAAAGGGAGGGAAGTAAGAAACCATCTCCCAGGCTCCCTCGCGGGGTTTAGTCAAAATACAGCATTCTAGGGAAACACAACCAGCAGCCTCAAACAGATAGCACAGTGGCGTGTGAGAAAGCCTCCTAGCCGTAGGTCTTGTTATCAACTCCCATGGGACACATTTTTTTGTTGATTTGTTAAGTGCACTGCCCTCCGGACATCCCCCCACACCAAGTTTGTGCAACTCAAGCTGCACGCCATGCCCACATGTGGCTCAGAAGCTGTTTTTTCTTCTGGTTTTTTTTTATTCAAAGCCAGACAGTTCGACTGTTTTGGAGCGGGTAATAACAGGCTGATTGCTTAAGTAGACCAGGCCAGACCCTGCAGAGGCTCAGGTTCATGTTTTTTGCAATCAAACCGGTGGTTGGTCTGGTTAGCTATGATTCAGACATTTGAATTTCGTGTTTATGCTTGTGACCTAGTGTTCATTTGCAATCATTTTTAAAGAATATTTGAAATACGAATATCTTCACCTGGGGTGAAATTTATTAAATGTGTCAGGTCTTGTTCCAAGCACCGTCTTTTTTGGTTAGTGTGGTAGTTGGTGTCGAATACATGCAGGAGCCCTGTTATGGTGACGGTAGATAATAAATTGGAAAGTTTCCTGTATATTGATGCATTCCATGTTATCTGCATTGTTGTTAATTAAGATCACTTCATTTCACAGGATTGATGGTGACAAAGTAGGGAGCCACACGATCGTCCTAAGTTTCAATAAGAATGAAAACTGGACCAAGGCGCTAAAGTACATGTTGTGCAATCTGAAGTGGGTTCTCTACTGGTTTATTGGCAATACAAGTTTTGCACCACACTCGGGATCGCTGCACACACAATCTCTGAAGAACAAGAGTTGATGCTGTTTTTTTTCTCGTTGACTGTACATAGTTTATATACTCCCTAGCCGCTGGATGTAGCCCTAGTGACAATAACGACACATTTGATGTACATGTGTTTATTGCTCGAAGTCTACCGTGTTGTCTTGAGGCCCTCGTGCATGTGTTTATTGTACTAAGCCCAGCAACTCCATTTTCGCCCTTAGGTCAGAGTTGGTGGAAGGCCCTCGTGCTTGTCCACACAGCTTAGCAGGATGGAAGGCTGAGCTGATGGGATCAGAACTTCAGAAGAGTAGCCGGCCCATACAATTGGGCCAGTGCACTATGCACAGATGACAGATCAACTGGAATCCATGTCACATGAGGTGCTTCTTCCTTTGTTGGTCTGTGCTGAGGCTCGGCCATGTGCCAGTTTTACGTGTAAAAACTATAATATCCGATTCTTCTGATCCCACAGCACCAGCCAGCGAGTCGCACCAAAGAAGCACGAGACCATCATGTATCCTACATGTGACCCTCACCTTCACCACCACATGTGACTCTTGCCTTCACCCCTCTCCCTACATGTGACCCTTAAACAGCATTTCCTTATATCATCAGCATGGCAAAAACTTCGatcaaaataaaaagaaagaagcaCACCAAACGCTCCATGCCCTGTTCTAGGATATCTTCACAGTTTACGACAGATCATCAAAACTATGGCACAAAATACATGATGCTCTTAGCTGTTCTGTACAAATGACACTTCTGTAAACCTGGGGGCACCgataagaagaaaaaaaggcTCCCTAATTTCTAAATCTGAGAAATCGGGTAAGACTATGGCTAAGAGAAGATCTGGGCAAAAATGAAGCCATGGTACAAAATTTCTGCGGAGTTACAAAGAGGTGAGGGAGCATGTACACAGAGTTTAGGATTTACTGTGGACCTTGAAGCCAATCATGATTCTAAGGCCACCTCCTACCGGGTATGTACACTCATTGCATGCTAATCATCTCGAACAATCTCGCCCATCATGATCCGGTTACTGTGGACCTTGAAGCCAAGAAGAGAAGGGTCAATCTGCTTTCCTTtcttggccttcttctttgcgcCCTTACCACCTGGGCCACCGTCTGCAGATTCTGAGGCATCATACTGCAACGGAGGCTTCCTCGAGCTCTTCAGCGCTTCGCTGAAGGACTGACCAGAGGCATCTGGATTGTTGGTGGCTGATGGCATGCTATACACCCCTGGCTCTTTGTTGCTAGGAACACTGCTTTCCATACCCTGGGCTACTGATGCCACTCCTGATTCCATCTTATTCTCTGCACAGTAAGATCATCAAAATTAAACATCTGATATAAAGCAGACATAAAATTTCATGGATAAATAGCATGGTAACAAAAAAACACTTCAGGTTGCCTATAATTGCGCAACAGGTTGCACACTAACATTGTGCTCGTTCAAACTATCACAGAACATACCTATAAGCCACACTCACACTACCCCATCCAGTTTGTAGTCTAGACAGTTTTATTTTAGCAATTGCCAGCTTTGTTTTAAGTGAGGCAAATTCAGCTGATTTTTAGTATACAACCTCAGTAATATTAACCATATCAAAATTCAACAATCCAGAAAGTTTGAAAAAACATACCATCAGAGGACACAAGGCCTGCTTTCTTCAGCCTGATTGCTGAAGACAGATCTGCGGGAACTGACTGAGATGTAGTATGTTGGTTTGTAGAGCGCTTTAGCAAGGAGTGAGAGCTTCCTTTTGACATGCCAGAATCAGACCTGCACATCTATATATTATCAATACAATATAAAGCCAACTTTGCACTCACCTAAGTGAGCATTAAAGAAAATTAACTTGTGCATGTAAAACAATACAATGAACACTATAGAAAAGCTAGTTAGAATCAATGAATCATATACATGTATGCGTTAGCAACAAATATTATGTAGTCAAAACTCTTGTGCAGAAACAACACTTTGCATTAAGGTATATTTATCAGCAAAGCGAAGTCTCACAAGAAATAAAAGTACATATTAGAATTATCCAGTGGCCTAATGTGACAACATCAGAATAAACTGAGTAACATGCCAAAAAGAATTATTAGAATGGTAATTTAGTGTGGTGTGGGCGAATATCCTTTTGAGAAAGATAGTAGATAATGGAGCAGCACATCTACAAGTTTAGAGTAATACCATTTACTAACAGCTTCTTCAGCAAAATCAGGATCATCCCCAGCCAAACTCGCACTAGAACCCTGCTTTTTAACCCTTGTTAACTCACTGACACTCCCAACCAGTTGATTGGCTGATGTTCTACCACTTGTGGTGTCTGGAAAGTCCCTTTGAACATCATCAATTCCAAGAAAATGCTTCTGCTCAAGCATTGATCCAGATCCTGATCTAAGGTTAAATTTTCCAGTGTTCTCAATATTGTTGGGCAAAGTACCCAGATTAGCTGATCCCTCTTGCGCCAACTGCCCTGACTTTGCATAAAGTGACCTTTCTGCAAGAGACTCCTCAAATGACAACATGTCCACTGATCTTAGAGGATTCTCTGCAACAGGTTGTGCAAAGTGATCCTTACGCCCAAATGGTGCTGGAACAGGAACATCAGGGAAACCCAGGGACTGCTGCGATTGAAGGACAAGTTTCTTATGAATCATATCACTCAAATCTTGTTCTGCATTCCTCTCCTTGTTCATAAGAGCTGCCCATGCATGTGGGTTGTCAACAGCAAGGTTCATTTCCACATTCCTTCTCTGCTTCTCCGCTTCAATCTGCAACTGGTTGATGCGTGAAGATTCCATTAGACTGTTTTGCAACTGTCCATTGGCATCCGACCAGTGCCTTTCAAGCCTTCCTATGTGAGAACCAGGAAGCTGTTCCTGAAGCCTATGTTGCTGAGGATGAACCCCTGAAGGAAGCATAGGCATTTGGCCTAAAGGGTATATATCACCATGTGTTTCCAACTGACCAAGTCCATGATGGCGTGCTAGGGCATTTATGACATCTGGGTTTGGTCCAGGACCACCACCAGGCAAAGAACCAGACCGCTCTAGGGAGTGAATACCTTGACCTCCCCTATGCAAACGTTCATGTAAGGATAAGCTGCGGTCAAGATGTTCATGGTGATCAAACGATGACGATCTCTGAAGATTCTCCAGGAGATCGAAACGACCATGTCTCTGATTTGGACTGGTCCCTGCACGGATAAACTGCGCAGGATCATCCATTGGCCAGACCCCACTTAAGTGCCTTTCTTCCTCCCTGCCCTGCCGCAGAGCATTTGCCAATTGTTGAGACTGAAGTTGCTGCTCATGCTGAAGGCCTAAAAGAATTTGCTGCTCTAAAGGAAGCATCTGTCTCTGATTTGGACGTGAGAGAACATCCAACATATCATTATGATGCTCCCTATGAAGGCCATGACCAAATTTTGCTTGAATGAGTTGTTCAATAGCCGCATCATGCTGTCTTTGCAAATGGTGAGGTTGCTGGTGCAGTTCATTTAATACATGTTCACGAAGTAAGACTTGATCAACCATATTTGTTGGTCCAAAATTTGAACCCTGAAGCTGCTGCTGCAACAATTGCTCGAGGATcatctgttgctgttgctgctgctgctgttgctgttgctgcaaaAGCTGGGCTTGCCGTTGCTGCTGTAGCTGCCGTTGGTGCTGCTCTTGTTGGAGCTGGCGgcgttgctgctgttgctcaaTTTCAAACTGGACTCTCAAAAGATGCTCCACATCAGAAAGCGGTTGATTCATAGGCTGGCGGTGTTGGTGCAAAGAATCAAACACCTGCCCAGGAAATGCACCAGAAAATTCCATATTGTTGCGGGCCATCAGTTGCTCCTGCTGCAATTGCTGTTGCTCCCGTCTGATCTGTTGAAGCAGCATTTGCCCCTCAAAATTCAAATGATGCTCAGCTTCAACCTGAGGGATTCTGCTGGAAATGTTTGCATCATTCATATTGTCTAGCCGTCCAAAGTTTGCAGGCCACTCATCACGCACACTTGAAACTTCATTCATCCTGCTAAGTGGCCCGTGTCTCATGTTTACAGGTGGAATGTCCTTGGGTGCTGTAGGCTTGGGATTTCTCCGCTCATTTACACCAAGTACGTTTGATGAGAGAGGTTGTTTTGGATGCCCTTCCAGCTCAGACCAAAGTAAGCCAAGAGGACTCAGATCACTCTCCCTTGGGATATCATGCTGCGGCAAATTAGCTTGTCCAACCACAGAATGAGGATCATGTGGTGCCAACTGGAAATCTGCACGGTCATTCTCAAGGTCCCGTAGGGATTGACCCATGCTGCTATTAGG from Sorghum bicolor cultivar BTx623 chromosome 3, Sorghum_bicolor_NCBIv3, whole genome shotgun sequence encodes the following:
- the LOC8079822 gene encoding uncharacterized protein LOC8079822 isoform X2, which codes for MAERKLDRPSALGKGGLSLGIEEDRAAAAAMGFVDDTKDQLHLDNSIPLSPQWLYTKPADGKISLPHVSSLEPAEKEVRMLEGTVDRKERRRNVFDADTGLRWLEEERETSLLGRRERKKDVDRDVDNRKTDRRSDNVSARDNTDPRAAPASERWNDGSTRSMGNEGRRDAKWSSRWGPDDKDKDSRSDKKVDAEKDETHADKQTFTGRLLSESDSRDKWRPRHRQESHSVGTATYRAAPGFGSEKGRVKDSDIGFAAGRGRGNPNSVASFNRPSSAGSIGAPSVHGKSAKAAVSFCYPRGKLLDIYRQKNMMSSFDDADMKLEEIPSITLSTAAKPLAFVAPDKVEEALLEDIRKGKVISSEGINGTGNKKERAKDLEEPASGIDDDKGKVSFAIAGLGQEGSSDLISEKDAFYVEGTLPTGISTSPPMKSLEENASSNQYGITDIREGLKTDEIKSSADHDLGTKLPDDSNTLFDVPSFEHSSEPPMPYQSSDMDIKVSGHANYPEELTLYYLDPQGGVQGPFLGADIISWYEDGYFGLELPVRLSQAPDDVPFRPLVEVMPHLGQKLQSHIPQPGDGSAESLESSQSKFESTVPTASSGKSDQVSNWNSESNAVDPKRGDHEASVPSHSGWLSSLEMGKDTANTTNRQQHIPESVNQDAEVLYTGRPNSSMGQSLRDLENDRADFQLAPHDPHSVVGQANLPQHDIPRESDLSPLGLLWSELEGHPKQPLSSNVLGVNERRNPKPTAPKDIPPVNMRHGPLSRMNEVSSVRDEWPANFGRLDNMNDANISSRIPQVEAEHHLNFEGQMLLQQIRREQQQLQQEQLMARNNMEFSGAFPGQVFDSLHQHRQPMNQPLSDVEHLLRVQFEIEQQQQRRQLQQEQHQRQLQQQRQAQLLQQQQQQQQQQQQMILEQLLQQQLQGSNFGPTNMVDQVLLREHVLNELHQQPHHLQRQHDAAIEQLIQAKFGHGLHREHHNDMLDVLSRPNQRQMLPLEQQILLGLQHEQQLQSQQLANALRQGREEERHLSGVWPMDDPAQFIRAGTSPNQRHGRFDLLENLQRSSSFDHHEHLDRSLSLHERLHRGGQGIHSLERSGSLPGGGPGPNPDVINALARHHGLGQLETHGDIYPLGQMPMLPSGVHPQQHRLQEQLPGSHIGRLERHWSDANGQLQNSLMESSRINQLQIEAEKQRRNVEMNLAVDNPHAWAALMNKERNAEQDLSDMIHKKLVLQSQQSLGFPDVPVPAPFGRKDHFAQPVAENPLRSVDMLSFEESLAERSLYAKSGQLAQEGSANLGTLPNNIENTGKFNLRSGSGSMLEQKHFLGIDDVQRDFPDTTSGRTSANQLVGSVSELTRVKKQGSSASLAGDDPDFAEEAVSKWSDSGMSKGSSHSLLKRSTNQHTTSQSVPADLSSAIRLKKAGLVSSDENKMESGVASVAQGMESSVPSNKEPGVYSMPSATNNPDASGQSFSEALKSSRKPPLQYDASESADGGPGGKGAKKKAKKGKQIDPSLLGFKVHSNRIMMGEIVRDD